The DNA region GCCGCCCGGCGGGCCCGACCCGGCACGTGACGTGTTCGACGGGCTCCCCGAGGCGGGCCGCCCCGCCGACGGCCCCGGCACGAACATCCTGATCGCCGGGCTCGACCGGCGCGACGGCCTCTCCAAGAAGACCAGGGACCGGCTGAATGTGAACGGCAAGCAGTGCGACTGCACCGATGTGCTGATGCTGCTGCACATCTCGCAGGACCACGATCGCGTGAGTGTCGTGGGCATCCCCCGCGACTCGTATGTGCGCTTCGCCTCGCACCGTGACCACGGCAAGGGCTTCGGCAAGATCACCGCACGTACCACCCGCCATCTCGGCAAGATCAACAGCAGCTACGCGCACGGCGGTCCGAAGCTCGTCGTCCGCACGGTCGAGCAGGCCACGGGAGTCCGCGTCGACCACTACGCCGAGACGGACTTCGCCGGATTCGAGAAGGCCGTCGACCGGATTCGCGGCGCGAAGGTGTGCACCGACAAGCCGCTGCGGGACGCCAACAGCGGACTGCGGCTGCCGAAGGGCACCCATGTGCTCAGCGGAGCCGACGCCCTGCGCTATGTACGCGCCAGGCACGTCGAACCCCCCGGCGACCTCGGCCGGATGCGCCGCCAGCAGCGTGTGCTCGGCGAGGTGCTCCGTACGGTGACCGGTGAGCGCTTGGCCGGGCGGCCGGGCGAAGTGGTGCGCACGGCCCTCGCGTTGCGCGGTTCGGTGCGCTGGGACAAGGGCCTGACGATGGGCCGGCTGGCGCGGCTCGCCGGCGAGCTGCGTGAACTGACCGCCCGGGACACGGAGTTCGCGACCGTGCCGATCGAGGACTTCGACCACCGGGTGCCGGTGTGGGGGTCGACGCTGAAGTGGGACGCGCCGCGTGCGCGGGGCCTGTTCGCGGATCTGCGCGCGGACCGGCCGATCGTGGGGAATCCGGTGACCGGGCCCGCGCCGGGCGCGACCCCTGTCCCGTACCGGCCCCAGGAGATCACCGTCCGCGTCGAGGGCCGCGGTGAGAGGTCCGCGCGCATCGCACAGGAGCTGCGCGACAACGGCTTCCGCGTGCTGGAGTCCCGTCCCGCCGACGGCGGCCTCCGCTCCGGGCGTACGGAGATCACCTACGACTCCCACTGGCGGCGCAAGGCGGGCACCCTGGCCGCCGCGATGCCCGGAGCGTCGATGCGTGCCAAGGAGGTGCCGGGCGGCCGGCATCCGGCGGTCTTCAGGGTGCGCCCCGGCAAGCGGGGCGCCGAGGTCGCCGACGTCGTCTACGACCGCAGCAGCGTCGAGGGCGCCCCGGTGCGCGGTGACGATCTCGACTGCGACGGACGTACGCGGCGGCACGGTGCATCGGACGGGCACGACTCCGGGAGCCGTGACTCGGACCGTCACGACGGACCGGACCGGTCCGAGAGCTCCGACCGGTCCGACGGCTCCGACAGGTCGGAGGACTCGTCAGGACGGGCCGACAGGCCCTGAGGCACGGGGAGTTCGCACTCACGGGCCCGGCGGACCGTCCGCCGGGCCCGTTCGCTTCCCTGCCGGGGTTCCGGGAGCCGCAGTGGGCCGACGCGGCTAGAACCAGTCGGGGTCCATCTGGAGCGTCGTCTCGTCGAGCGAGTCCAGCAGGTCGAACTGCGGCCCGGTACGGGGCAGTTCATGGCGGAAGAAGTAGCGCGCCGCCTGCCGCTTGCCACGGTGGAAGGCGTCGTCGTGACCGGCAGTGGCCAGGAACTGGCCCAGCCATATCCAGGCGACGACCACATGCCCCACCGCCTCCAGATACACGGTGGCGTTGGCGAGCGCCTTCGCCGGGTCGCCCGTGCCCCACACCCGTGCCGTGACCTTGGCGACCCGGTCCCACGACTCCTGTAGTGCGGCGCCGAGTTCGGCGGCCTCGCCCCCGGCGTCCAGTGCGCGCTCGACGGTCTGGCCGATGGTCTCGCCGAGGGCGACGAGCCCGGCGCCACCGTCCATCACCGCCTTGCGGCCCAGCAGATCGAGCGCCTGGATGCCGTGGGTGCCCTCGTGGATGGGGTTGAGACGGTTGTCGCGGTAGTGCTGCTCGACGTCGTACTCACGGGTGTAGCCGTATCCGCCGTGCACCTGGATCGCGAGGCTGTTGGCCTCCAGACACCACTGCGAGGGCCAGCTCTTGGCGATCGGCGTCAGTACGTCCAGCAGCAGCCGCGCGTGTGCGCGCTCGTCCTCACGCTCGGCCGTCTGCTGCTCGTCGACGAGCCGCGAGCAGTACAGCAGCAGGGCGAGCGCGCCCTCCACGTAGGACTTCTGGGCGAGCAACATCCGCCGTACGTCGGCGTGTTCGACGATGGGCACCTGCGGTGCCGTGGCGTCCTTCGCGGCGACGGGCCGGCCCTGCGGACGCTCGCGGGCGTAGTCGAGGGACTTCAGGTAGCCGGTGTAGCCCAGGGCCATAGCTCCGGCTCCCACGCCGATCCGCGCACCGTTCATCATGTGGAACATGTACGCCAGCCCGCGGTGCGGTTCGCCGACGAGATGGGCGACGGCGCCCGGCGCTCCGTCCGGAGTGTGCGCGCCCTCGCCGAAGTTGAGCAGGGTGTTGGTCGTGCCCCGGTAGCCCATCTTGTGGTTGAGCCCGGCCGTCACCACGTCGTTGCGCTCGCCGAGGGAGCCGTCGGCGCCCACGAGGTGCTTGGGCACGATGAACAGCGAGAGCCCCTTGACCCCGGGCGGGCCTCCGGGGATGCGTGCGAGCACGAGGTGGACGATGTTCTCCGCCAGCTCGTGGTCGCCCGCCGAGATCCACATCTTGCTGCCGAACAGCCGGTAGCTGCCGTCCTGTTGGGGCTCGGCGCGGGTGGCGACGTCCGCGAGCGAGGAGCCCGCCTGCGGTTCCGACAGGCACATCGTGCCGAAGAACCGGCCCGCCAGCATGGGCCGTACATAGGTGTCGATCTGCTCGCGCGACCCGTGCTCGCACAGGAGGCGGGCGTTGCCGAGGGTGAGGAAGACATAGGCGGAGGTGCCCACGTTGGCCGCCTGGAAGAAGCTGAAGCAGGCGGTCGTCACGAGCTGCGGAAGCTGCATGCCGCCCAGTTCCTCGTCCATGGGCGCGGCGAGCAGATCGGCCTTGGTGAAGGCGTCGAGCGCCTGCTTCGCCTCCGGCACGGTGTGCACGCGCTCACCGTCGAAGCGCGGCTCCTGCTGATCGTTCTTCTTGTTGTGCGGCGCGAAGTGGCGCGTGGCGATCTGCTCGGAGAGGTCGAGCACCGCGTCGAAGGTCTCGCGGGAGTGCTCGGCGAAGCGCGGGCGCCGGGTCAGCTCCTCGGCGTCCAGCCACTGGTGGAGCAGGAAGTCCAGGTCACGGCGGGAGAGGAGCAGCGACGATGAGGCCATGTGGCGTGATCCGATCACGGTCGGCGGCATACGAGCACTGAGCAGGTGTACGGACACTGGGCTAAGCGCTTGCTTATCCTGCGCCCGCCCGGCGCCCGCTGTCAACGGCTCCGGGTGGGGCGGCGGCGGCCCCTCTCGCGCTCGCCGGGCTTGGGCCCCGCCCGCGAGGAGCCCGTCACCGGATGCGTCGGGTCCCGGCCGCCCGCGAGGAGCCCGTCACCCGTCGGCGAGGAGGAAGTCCGCCTCTCCGCGTTTCGCGCCGCGTACGAACATGTCGATCTCGGCGGGGCCGTAGATGAGCGCGGGGCCGTCGGGGTCCGTGGACTGCCGCAGCGCCACCCGGCCGTCGCCGAGCCTCATGGCCTCCAGGCAGTTGCCTCCGTTCGGGCCGCTCCACGGCTTGTGCCAGCCCTCGGTCCCCAGGTCGCGCGAGGGCATGCCGTTGTAGATGTGCTGTGCGGTGTCGCGGCTCATGCGGTCAGAACTCCTTGCGGATCTCACCGAGGAGGGCCTCGGTGCGTTGTGCCGGTGCGGCCTGCGCACCCATGCGGTCCAGCGCCTCCAGGAACACGGTGGTGTCGCGGCGTTCGTCGTGGTAGACGGCGCCGCTGAGGCTCTCGGCGTAGACGATGTCGGGCAGTTCCGGGATCTCGAACCGGAAGAGCTGGAAGGGCCCGAACATGGCCGGGTGCGGGCCGGAGGAGTACGGGAGGAGCTGAACGGTCACGTTCGGCATCGCCGCGCACTCGACGAGCCGGTCGAGCTGGCCGCGCATCACCTCCGGACCGCCCACGAGCCTGCGGACGACCTGCTCCTCCAGCAGCACCCACAGCCGCGGTGCGTCCTTGCGGCGCAGCAGCTCCTGCCGCTCCATGCGCAGGGCGACGCGGCGGTCGAGTTCCTTCTCGCTCGCGCCGGGGAAGCCGGCGCGCATCAGCGCACGCGCGTAGTCGGCGGTCTGGAGCAGGCCGTGCACGCAGTGCGGCTCGTAGGCGCGGATCAGGCTGGCCTCACCCTCCAGGCTGATGTAGAGGCTGAACCAGGGCGGCAGTACGTCGCGGAATCCCTGCCACCAGCCGGGCCTGTTCGCCTCGTCGACCAGTTCCAGGAAGGCGGTCGTCTCCTCCTCGGAGATGCCATACGTTTTGAGCAGTTTCTCCACGTATGGAGGCTTCAGGCCGACTTCGGCCTTTTCCATGCGGCGCACGGTCGTGGTGTTGACGCTGAGTACGGCCGCGGCTTCCGAGAAGGAGCATCCGGCGGCTTCGCGCAAGTCGCGCAGGCGCATTCCGAGGACCATCTGGCCCACAGTCGGTGCGGTGCGGCCGTCGGCCAAGACGCCTCCCTTCCACCGGACTTGCTGCGATCGAAGTGTGCCACGCGATCAGTGCACCGGCCACCTTGTACTTTCGATTCTGCAATTCGCAGACCGGCTATTGCCAAGTGTCACGAGAGCGCACCATAGTGAGGAAAGTGACAGCGCGGGACCCGCACCGCGCCGCCTCCGCTTCTGTCCCCTGCTCTTGCGGGTAGTCGAAGGCGTCTTCCCACCGTGGCCCTGCACCGCCCCGTCATACCGCTCACCCCGACCGGACCGGTCGGGGCGGATGTGCGTCACGAGGGGTTCGAGCTGCCCGCGCATGCGACGGCCGTCGCCGACGCGCGGGAGAAGGTCCGCGGCCAGGTGCGCAGTTGGGGACTGCCGGAGGAGCTGGGGAACGACGCGCAGCTCGTCGTCTCCGAGTTCTTCACCAACGCCGTTGTGCACACCGACAGTTGCCGTGTGCGCTGCCGGCTTGAGATGTGCGGTCAGCGGCTGCGCATAGAGGTGTGCGACGAGGGCGCGGGCTGTGGTGAGCCGTCCCCGCGCAAGGCCGCACCCGGGGATGTGAACGGCCGTGGGCTGCAACTGGTGAACGCCGTCGCGGAGACGTGGGGAGTGCGCTCGGAGGAGACGGACTCCGGGTGCGTGGTGTGGGCGGAGCTGACCCTCCCGCGGCCGTGACCTCGGGGGAGGCCGCACGGCCGTCACCTCCGCACTGCCATTCCTCCACAATACGTACCTGCTGCGAATTTCCTTACCCTACCCGGCAGTTGAGGTGCTCTGCGTCACATCGCCGTGGGATGCTCCCTCGTAACGGTTCGTGTACGCGGCGGACGCGTACACCTCGTAGACAGCGAGACGGTGAGGGGCGCATGCACGAAGACGACGAGGCGGCGGCGGGGCAGACGGTGGACGTGAACACGGCCAGTGTGGCGCGGATGTACGACTACTACCTCGGCGGCAAGGACAACTACGCGGTGGACCGCCAGGCCGTCGAGGAACTCGACAAGGTCGCTCCCAGCACCAGGCCCCTGGCGATCAACAACCGCCGCTTCCTCAGGCGTGCGGTCCGCGTGCTCGCGGAGGACTACGGCGTGCGCCAGTTCCTGGACCACGGGTCAGGGCTGCCCACGCAGGACAACGTGCACCAGGTCGCACAGCGCGTCCACGATGACGCGCGTGTGGTGTACGTCGACAACGACCCCATCGTGCTGGCGCACGGGCGTGCGCTGCTGGAGGAGAACCGCAACACCGCGGTCATCAGGGCTGACTTCAGGAACACCGACTACATCTTCGAGCACGAGGAGGTACGCCGGCTGATCGATCTCTCGGAGCCCGTGGCGGCACTCTTCGTGTCGGTGATGCACTGCATCCCCGACTCCTCAGACCCGGGTGCGGTGCTCCGCAGGGTCGTCGAGCGCCTGCCGTCCGGCAGTTACGTGGTGGTCAACCAGCTCGTCAGCGAGGACAAGGCCACCCGGGACTTCATCACCGACTTCATGGCGAAGAACACGGGCGACCGCTGGGGCAGGGTGCGCCAGGCCCATGAGGTCGAGCGCTACTTCGACGGCCTGGAGGTCCTGGAGCCGGGGCTGGGCGAGGTCAACGACTGGCGGCCGGACTCGGAGCTGGGGCCGCGCCAACTGACCGACGAGTGGTACGAGTTCGGGGGAGTGGCACGGGTGCCCTGACCGGCATCCGGCCGTAGGCAGTCCCCCTTCCGAGGGGGACTGAACGCTTCCGAGGGGGACTGAACGCTGCCACCAGGCGCCGTGGCGGCCGGCGACTCGCGGGCCGTCACCGGTCGATCGCCGGGTCGTCACGTCAACTGCCGCGGCCGTCACGCGCGTTCGGCAGTCGTTCGTCGGGCGTTCGCGTCAATCCGTCAAACGGGGTGCGCCGTCCGGCTCTGTCAGGTCCGGCCCTCGAAGCGGCTCAGCATCCGCTCCAGGAACTCGACGGTCATGGAGGGCGGTTCGGCGGTGGCGCACAAGCGGTCCATCACCACCATGTAGTTCTCCACCTCTTCGCGCTTCTCCAAGTACAGCGAGGAGGTGAGCTGTTCGAGATAGACGATGTCCGGCAGGTCGGGCTCCTGGAACCGGAGTATCGTCACCGGACCTCCGGCCGCCGCGAGGCCGCCGATCGCGAACGGAGCGATCTGCACCGTGATGTTGGGCTGCTGAGTTGCCCACAGCAACCTCTTGATCTGCTCGCGCATCACATCGGCGCCGCCGAGGGGCCGTTGGAGTGCCGCCTCGTCGACCACGGCCCACAGCTTCGGGCTGTGCGGTCTGGTGAGGATCGCCTGCCGGTCCTGGCGCAGCTCCACGCGGCGCTCGATCTCCTCGGTCGAGGCGCGCGGGTGGCCCAGCCGCATCACGGCCCGTGCGTAGTCCTCCGTCTGCAACAGGCCCGGCACGAACTGCACTTCGTACATGCGGATCACGGAGGCCGCTTCCTCCAGGCCGATCAGCCTGTCGAACCACGGCGACATCACGTCGCTGTACTTCTGCCACCAGCCCGGGGTGTTGGCGTGCCGGGCGAGCACCAGATACTCCTCGCGCTCCTCCCGGTCGGACACCCCGTAGAGGCTGAGCAGGTCGGCGACGTCCCGCTCCTTGCAGCCCACGCGGCCCAGTTCGAGACGGCTGATCTTGGCGTGGGAGCCGCGGATGGCGTCGCCCGCGTCCTCACGGCTGATGCCGCACTCCTCGCGCAGCCTCCGAAGCTGCGTCCCGAGGACGATGCGCAGGATCGTCGGCCCACCGCGCGGATGGTCCAGGATCCGCCTGACCGACGAGTCGCCTTCCCGCTGTGCTGACATCAGGTCTTACCTGCTCCCGTTGAGTAACGAGTCGGGCGCTCAGTGTCCCACTCGTCGAACTGCCCGTACAGTCATGCTCGTTGCACATACCCCGGCCATGTGCCAGTGCCATTGTCAGGCCCGCGCAAGGCCGGGGGAGACGTGCCCCCGTATGTTGTGCTCAGGCTGCGGTGAGCCCGTTCAGCTCTCCGTGGCGAGCAGATCGTCGAAGTCGCCGTCCTTGGCGCCCTGTACGAACGCCGCCATCTCCGCGGGCGTGTAGATCAGCGCGGGGCCCGAGGGGTGGCGCGAGTTGCGCACCGCCACGTGCCCGCCGGGCAGTCCGGCCAGTTCCACGCAGTTGCCGTTGGGATTGCTGCGGGCGCTCTTCCGCCACGCGACGCCCTTGAGGCTGCTCGCCTCGATGCCGTTCTCGATCCGCATTTGGCCTCCGTCTCAGTTCATCTGACAGACCTACGGGGGTCGTTGGCTCAGTACTGTCTCACAGCGGAGCGTTCTTGCATCTGTAATTGCAGATGTACTTGCAGGGGTAAGTGCACACATGGAGAATGGCCACTCGCAGCGGTACTAGAGCGGTGAACATGCCCTGGGGGCACCGCAGTTCGGCTCGGTCCGGCTCATCTGTCGCACACCCTGGAGGCCTTGTGACCTCATACGGATTCGAACCCCCCGCCACGGCAGCGCCGGTCGAGGACCACACCGCCGTCGCCGAGCTCGAACACTGCGACTGGGACGATCCGTTGACGCGTCTTCTGCTGCTGCTGGAGATCGCCGACCGTCCCGCCTGGCTGCGGGAGGTCGCCCGTACCGCCCGTCGCGGCACTGCCGCGCGCCCCTCGGAGGGCTGACCCGGAGGCCGCGTCTCCCGTCGCGTACGGCGTCGCGACACCGCCGTACGCAACGTCTCCTCGCACGCCGTACGGCAGATCTCCGCAGCGCACGCACGTGCCCGCACAAGCTCACCCGGCGTCACCCGAGCCCCCGTCAGCTCCGGGTGCCCCGCCTTCTCCCGGCGTTCGCGCGAATCCCGCACACTGGGACATACGGACGTGCCGACGCGAGGAGAACCCCCAGATGAATGACCACTCCGCAGCCCCTGCCGCCGAAGGCCGCGTGGTCGTCGGCGTCGACGGATCAGAGTCTTCGCTGCGCGCCCTCGACATGGCCGCCGAGGAGGCCGGCCGCCGGGGCGCGACCTTGGAGCTGGTGTACTCGGCCGGATGGCCGCGCCGTTCGCGGGTCCCCGTGACGGAGAGCGACACCGAACGCATGCGGGCCGCGGGAGCGGCGGTGCTGGACGAGGCCGGGAAGCGCGCACACGAGCATGTGCCGGGGCTGCGCGTCGTCGCTCAGATCCACACCGAGGCGCTCGCCGCCGACGTACTCGTCAAGGCGAGCCGTACCGCCGCCCTGACCGTGGTCGGCACCCGGGGGCACGGCGGATTCGCCGGTCTGCTCGTCGGCTCCGTGAGCCTCCGCGTCGCCACCCACTGCGAGGGCCCGCTGCTGGTCGTGGGCGACAGCCGCAGGGACGGCCCCACCGAACGAGGCAGCGTACTGGTGGGCATGCACACCCAGAACGACGAGGCCGCGCTGCGCTTCGGCTTCGAGGAGGCAGCCCGCCGCTCTTCCCCCCTGCGGGCGCTGCATGTCTGGAACCAGCCGCGCATGCCCGGCAGGCTCCAACTGCCGCCCAGCGAGGCACGGAAGGCCAAGGCCGCCGCCGAGGAGCAGGTGAGCAAGATGGCCGAGCCCGTCGGCAAGGAGTACCCCGGCGTGGAGTTCACCGCCGAGGAGCAGGGCGGCAGTCCGGCCGCCACCCTCATCGAGGCCAGCCGCGCCGCCGACCTGCTCGTCATCGCCGTACACCGGCGGCAGCGGCGCCTCGGGTTGCAGCTCGGGCCCGTCGCGCACGCGGTGCTGCACCACGCACACTGCCCGGTCGTGCTCACGCCGGCCACGGTGGGCTGACATACGGGGGTGCGGTGCGGGCTTCCGCGGGGCACGTTCCGGGCGGCACCGTGGCACGGGCGCCGCCGGCGGAGGCCGCGTCGAGCGCCCGTGCCGCGCCCCGGGCCCAGCCGCGTACGGCCAATACGCCGCGTGCGCCACCCGCGTAATCCGGCACCCCCGCAACGGTCCCGTACGGCCTCGCGGGCCGTTTACGAGCAGCGCTCGCGCGCACCCGCAGCACCCCAGCACCCAGCACGTGGAGGCCGACATGACACGCTCCGAAGCGACCGCTTCGACGACCGGCACCCCGGAGGCCGACGAGTACGACGTCATCGTCATCGGCGCGGGCCCGGTGGGGGAGAACGTCGCCGAGCGGGCACACGCCAACGGCCTGAGCGCGGTCGTCGTCGAGACGGAACTCGTCGGCGGCGAGTGCTCCTACTGGGCCTGCATGCCCAGCAAGGCGCTGCTGCGCCCCATGGCCGCGCTCGCCGACGCCCGCCGTGTCGAGGGCGCCTCGCAGGCGGTGCGCGGCTCCCTCGACGCCGACGCCGTACTGGCCCGGCGCACCGCCTTCACCTCGGACTGGCAGGACGGCGGCCAGGTCGACTGGCTGGACTCGGTCGCGGTGGACCTCCGACGAGGGCGTGCCCGCCTCGACGGCCCCCGCCGGGTGAAGATCGAGGCCCCGGACGGCTCGACGCACACCCTCACCGCCCGCCACGCCGTCGCCGTCTGCACGGGCAGCCGCGCCGCGCTGCCGGACCTTCCGGGCATCGAGGAGGCACGGCCGTGGACGAGCCGCGAGGCGACCGCGTCCAAGGAGGTGCCCGGACGGCTCGCCGTCGTCGGCGGGGGAGTGGTCGGCGCGGAGATGGCCGTCGCCTGGCGGGCGCTCGGAGCCGAAGTGACCATGCTCGTACGGGGGGAGCGGCTGCTGCCCCGCATGGAGCCGTTCGCGGGTGAACTCGTCGCGGAGGCGCTGACGGAGGCCGGAGCCGAGGTGCGTACGGGCGTCTCCGTGGAGAGCCTGCGACGGCCGTCCACGGACCGTCCCGTGACGCTCGCGCTCAGCGACGGCGGGCAACTGGAGGCCGACGAGGTGCTCTTCGCCACCGGCCGCAGACCGCGCACCGAGGACCTGGGCCTGGAGACGGTGGGCTGCGAGCCGGGTAGCTGGCTGACGGTCGACGACACCTGCCGGGTGAAGGACGTGCACGGCGGCTGGCTCTACGCCGTTGGGGACGCCAACGGCCGCGCCCTCCTCACTCATCAGGGCAAGTACCAGGCGCGGATCGCCGGCGCCGCCATCGGTGCGCGTGCCGCGGGCGTACCGCTGCTGGAGACCGACCGCTGGGGCGCGCACGCGGCGACGGCCGACCACGAAGCCGTGCCCCAGGTCGTCTTCACCGACCCCGAGGCGGCGTCCGTGGGGCTGACCGCCGAGGACGCCGAGCGGCGCGGGCTGCGGGTGCGGGCGGTCGACCTGGAGATGGGGGAGGTCGCCGGTGCGGCCCTGTACGCCGACGGCTACCGGGGGCGTGCCCGCATGGTCGTCGACCTCGACCGCGAAGTGCTCGTGGGCGTCACCTTCGTGGGGCCGGGCGTCAGCGAGCTGCTGCACTCGGCGACCGTCGCCGTCGCCGGGGAGGTGCCGGTGGAGCGGCTGTGGCACGCGGTTCCCTCGTATCCGACGATCAGCGAGGTGTGGCTGCGGCTGCTGGAGACGTACAGGGGCTGACGCGGGCAGCCTTTCGACGGCCCGGAAGCGGCCAGTGCGAACGGTGCGACTCGTGCGACTCGCGATTCGGCAGGGCCCGGGTTCACAGCAGGTCCGAGAGGCGCCGGTCCGCCGCCTTCACGGACCTGCCGCGTGTGCTCACCCTCGCCCAAGGGTCGGCCTCCCGCAGCCGGTCGCCGATGTTGCGTACGTTCCAGCGGTCGGGCCGGAGTCCGGGGTCGTCCAGCTCCGACCAGCCGACGGGCGTGGCGACGGGTGCGCCCGGCCTCGCCCGTACCGAGTAGGGCGCCACGGCCGTCTGCGCATAGGCGTTGCGCTGGATGTCGAGATAGACACGGTCGCCGCGGTCGGCCTTGCGCGGCTCGTCGGTGAGGCGGTCCGGATGGCGCGACACCAGCAGTCGGGAGACGCGCCGGGCGAAGGCCCGCACGGTGTCGAAGTCCGACTTGCGGTCCAGGGCGGCGATGACGTGCAGCCCGCGTGAGCCCGTCGTCATGAGCTGGGTGGGCAGTTCCACCTTCTCCAGCAGGCCGCCCACGCACGAGGCCGCCCATCGGACGTCCTCGAAGTCCGCGTCGCCGCTGGGGTCGAGGTCGAAGACGAGCAGGTCCGGTTCGTCGGGACGGTCGGTCTTCGAAAGCCACCGGTGCGGTGTGACGCAGGCCTGCCCCGCGAGATAGACCAGCGTGTCGGCGTTGTCGCAGACCGCGTGCCGCACCGTGCCGCCCTCCTTGGGCAGTTCGGCGGTGTGGACCCAGTCGGGGAAGTAGTCGGGGACGTTCTTCTGCATCAGCGGTTTCCCGCCGATGCCGTCCGGATGGCGCTCCATCATCAGTGCGCGTCCACGCAGCCTCGGTGTCGCGCGGGGCGCCACCCGCCGGTAGTGGCGGGCGAGTTCGCTCTTGGTGATCCCGTCGTCGGGGAAGAGCACCTTCTCGGGCCTGCTGATCTCGATGTCCTTCACGACGGGACGAGTTGACCGCTCCGAGCAGCGCAAACCGGCCCGCGCCGCCGCCTTGTCCCGCCGCCGCGGAGGGCGCCCGCCGCCCCGCTCGACCGGGCCGCCGCTTCACCCCGGCCGACACTGCCGTCTTGCGCGCGGCGCACGGGCGAAGGAGGCTCGGACCCTCAGGACTTACGCACACGCACCGCTCCGTATCCGACAGGAGGCACCGGAAGCATGGATGCCGTGCTGAACGAGGACGAAGCAGCCGCGTACGTAGGGGGGATCTGCTTCAAGACGGGTCCGCCGCGCAGGGTCGGAGTGGAGCTGGAATGGCTCGTACGCGACCGGTCCGCGCCGTCCCGTGCCGTGCCGGCGGGCAGGCTGGAGAAGGCGCTCGCCCCGCTGTGGACCCGTGGTCTGCCGGGAGGAAGCAGACTCACCAGGGAACCCGGCGGACAGCTCGAAGTCTCCTCACCGCCGGGCGAGACGCTCGCCGAGTGCGTCGCCACCACCGCCGCCGATCTGACCGTGCTGCGCAATCGCGTGCGCGGCTCCGGCGCGCTCCTCTACGGACGGGGACTCGATCCGTATCTCAGCCCGCCGAGGGTGCTGGAGGACCCCCGATACCGCGCCATGGAGGCGCACTTCGACCGTTGTGGCCCCTGGGGCCGGATGATGATGAGGGCCACCGCCGCCGTGCAGGTCAGCGTGGA from Streptomyces marispadix includes:
- a CDS encoding helix-turn-helix domain-containing protein, with translation MADGRTAPTVGQMVLGMRLRDLREAAGCSFSEAAAVLSVNTTTVRRMEKAEVGLKPPYVEKLLKTYGISEEETTAFLELVDEANRPGWWQGFRDVLPPWFSLYISLEGEASLIRAYEPHCVHGLLQTADYARALMRAGFPGASEKELDRRVALRMERQELLRRKDAPRLWVLLEEQVVRRLVGGPEVMRGQLDRLVECAAMPNVTVQLLPYSSGPHPAMFGPFQLFRFEIPELPDIVYAESLSGAVYHDERRDTTVFLEALDRMGAQAAPAQRTEALLGEIRKEF
- a CDS encoding LCP family protein, with protein sequence MSPLSRITRFPRSRRSLSLSCAVVAALTCGVGAGLDAPAGLDAPSAPAPPGGPDPARDVFDGLPEAGRPADGPGTNILIAGLDRRDGLSKKTRDRLNVNGKQCDCTDVLMLLHISQDHDRVSVVGIPRDSYVRFASHRDHGKGFGKITARTTRHLGKINSSYAHGGPKLVVRTVEQATGVRVDHYAETDFAGFEKAVDRIRGAKVCTDKPLRDANSGLRLPKGTHVLSGADALRYVRARHVEPPGDLGRMRRQQRVLGEVLRTVTGERLAGRPGEVVRTALALRGSVRWDKGLTMGRLARLAGELRELTARDTEFATVPIEDFDHRVPVWGSTLKWDAPRARGLFADLRADRPIVGNPVTGPAPGATPVPYRPQEITVRVEGRGERSARIAQELRDNGFRVLESRPADGGLRSGRTEITYDSHWRRKAGTLAAAMPGASMRAKEVPGGRHPAVFRVRPGKRGAEVADVVYDRSSVEGAPVRGDDLDCDGRTRRHGASDGHDSGSRDSDRHDGPDRSESSDRSDGSDRSEDSSGRADRP
- a CDS encoding DUF397 domain-containing protein, with product MRIENGIEASSLKGVAWRKSARSNPNGNCVELAGLPGGHVAVRNSRHPSGPALIYTPAEMAAFVQGAKDGDFDDLLATES
- a CDS encoding ATP-binding protein, which codes for MALHRPVIPLTPTGPVGADVRHEGFELPAHATAVADAREKVRGQVRSWGLPEELGNDAQLVVSEFFTNAVVHTDSCRVRCRLEMCGQRLRIEVCDEGAGCGEPSPRKAAPGDVNGRGLQLVNAVAETWGVRSEETDSGCVVWAELTLPRP
- a CDS encoding acyl-CoA dehydrogenase yields the protein MASSSLLLSRRDLDFLLHQWLDAEELTRRPRFAEHSRETFDAVLDLSEQIATRHFAPHNKKNDQQEPRFDGERVHTVPEAKQALDAFTKADLLAAPMDEELGGMQLPQLVTTACFSFFQAANVGTSAYVFLTLGNARLLCEHGSREQIDTYVRPMLAGRFFGTMCLSEPQAGSSLADVATRAEPQQDGSYRLFGSKMWISAGDHELAENIVHLVLARIPGGPPGVKGLSLFIVPKHLVGADGSLGERNDVVTAGLNHKMGYRGTTNTLLNFGEGAHTPDGAPGAVAHLVGEPHRGLAYMFHMMNGARIGVGAGAMALGYTGYLKSLDYARERPQGRPVAAKDATAPQVPIVEHADVRRMLLAQKSYVEGALALLLYCSRLVDEQQTAEREDERAHARLLLDVLTPIAKSWPSQWCLEANSLAIQVHGGYGYTREYDVEQHYRDNRLNPIHEGTHGIQALDLLGRKAVMDGGAGLVALGETIGQTVERALDAGGEAAELGAALQESWDRVAKVTARVWGTGDPAKALANATVYLEAVGHVVVAWIWLGQFLATAGHDDAFHRGKRQAARYFFRHELPRTGPQFDLLDSLDETTLQMDPDWF
- a CDS encoding universal stress protein, giving the protein MNDHSAAPAAEGRVVVGVDGSESSLRALDMAAEEAGRRGATLELVYSAGWPRRSRVPVTESDTERMRAAGAAVLDEAGKRAHEHVPGLRVVAQIHTEALAADVLVKASRTAALTVVGTRGHGGFAGLLVGSVSLRVATHCEGPLLVVGDSRRDGPTERGSVLVGMHTQNDEAALRFGFEEAARRSSPLRALHVWNQPRMPGRLQLPPSEARKAKAAAEEQVSKMAEPVGKEYPGVEFTAEEQGGSPAATLIEASRAADLLVIAVHRRQRRLGLQLGPVAHAVLHHAHCPVVLTPATVG
- a CDS encoding helix-turn-helix domain-containing protein; translation: MSAQREGDSSVRRILDHPRGGPTILRIVLGTQLRRLREECGISREDAGDAIRGSHAKISRLELGRVGCKERDVADLLSLYGVSDREEREEYLVLARHANTPGWWQKYSDVMSPWFDRLIGLEEAASVIRMYEVQFVPGLLQTEDYARAVMRLGHPRASTEEIERRVELRQDRQAILTRPHSPKLWAVVDEAALQRPLGGADVMREQIKRLLWATQQPNITVQIAPFAIGGLAAAGGPVTILRFQEPDLPDIVYLEQLTSSLYLEKREEVENYMVVMDRLCATAEPPSMTVEFLERMLSRFEGRT
- a CDS encoding DUF397 domain-containing protein; the encoded protein is MSRDTAQHIYNGMPSRDLGTEGWHKPWSGPNGGNCLEAMRLGDGRVALRQSTDPDGPALIYGPAEIDMFVRGAKRGEADFLLADG
- a CDS encoding SAM-dependent methyltransferase gives rise to the protein MHEDDEAAAGQTVDVNTASVARMYDYYLGGKDNYAVDRQAVEELDKVAPSTRPLAINNRRFLRRAVRVLAEDYGVRQFLDHGSGLPTQDNVHQVAQRVHDDARVVYVDNDPIVLAHGRALLEENRNTAVIRADFRNTDYIFEHEEVRRLIDLSEPVAALFVSVMHCIPDSSDPGAVLRRVVERLPSGSYVVVNQLVSEDKATRDFITDFMAKNTGDRWGRVRQAHEVERYFDGLEVLEPGLGEVNDWRPDSELGPRQLTDEWYEFGGVARVP